The window ATATGAATTTAAACCAGGCAAAATCGCCAAAAAAACTTCCGGTAAATAGTGGATTTAATAAAGTGAGAAAAAACTTTTTGAAGAACTGGCAATTATATGCATTCTTACTTCCGGCACTTAGTTATTTCATTATTTTTCACTATATTCCTATGTACGGCGTGCAGATCGCTTTTAAAAACTTCATTGCTAATAAAGGCATCTGGGGAAGCCCATGGATAGGTTTCGATCATTTTACACGATTCTTTGATTCTTATTACTTTTGGAGATTAATCAAAAACACGCTCATTCTTAGTTTGTATCAGCTGTTACTTTTCCCATTACCAATTATTTTAGCACTTTCACTAAATGAATTAAAAAATGGCGCATTTAAGAAATGGGCGCAAACTCTTACATATGCACCACACTTTATTTCGGTTGTTGTTGTTGTAGGAATGATTGTTATCTTTTTAGACCCGATTAACGGATTAGTCAACCAACTAATAGTACTTTTCGGTGGAGAACAAATTCGTTTTTTGGATAGTCCAAAGTGGTTTAGACATATATTCGTATGGTCCGGTGTATGGCAGTCTTTAGGGTGGGGTTCGATTATCTATTTAGCAGCATTAGCGGGAGTAAACCCTGAACTCCATGAGGCAGCAGAAATCGATGGGGCATCACGAATGCAACGGATATTACATATTAATATACCGAGTATTTTACCAACTATTGTAGTTCTGTTTATTTTGAACATAGGTAGTTTTATGTCAGTCGGTTTTGAAAAGGTTTTGCTAATGCAAAATAGTTTGAACTTAGAAACGTCTGATGTGATACAAACTTATGTTTATCAAGCTGGTTTATTAGAAGGGCAATATGGTTTTGCTGCAGCAATAGGATTGTTCGATTCATTGATTAACATTGCTTTACTTATTACATTTAATTATGTTGCCAGAAAAACAAGTAATAATAGCTTATGGTAGGGGGGATAATATGAAGAGAGTTGGTATGCCGGATAAAAGTTTTGATTTACTTAATAAAATATTCTTAACGGCTATTGTTATCATTGTCGTTTATCCGCTGATATTTGTTATTAGTGCATCTATAAGTGATCCAGCAGCAGTGAGTTCCGGTAAAATGTGGCTGTTACCTATAGATATAACATTTGATGGTTACAAGCTGATTTTGCAAGACGCATCTATCTGGTTAGGGTATCGGAATACTATCTTTTACACTACTGTAGGTACATTAATACATTTGTTTGTATTGTTGCCATGTGCATATGCTTTATCAAGAAAAGAGTTAATGGGACGTAAATATATTTTGTGGATTATCCTTTTCACGATGATGTTTAGTGGTGGGCTAATACCAACTTACTTAGTTATTAAGACTTTAGGAATGTTAGATACGATGTGGGCTTTAGTTATTCCGGGAGTTGTAGGAGCTTGGTCAATACTTGTAGCGCGTACATTCTTTCAACAAAGCATTCCAGATCAGCTAGTTGAAGCCTCAAAAATAGATGGGGCCTCGGATTTCTATATATTTCTTCGGATTGTTCTTCCATTATCTTTACCTATTGTAGCTGTGATGTCACTATTTCATGCAGTAGGTTTATGGAATCAATATTTTAATGCGCTTATTTATTTGAGTGATAGAGATAAATATCCTTTACAACTCATTCTAAGGGAAATTCTTGTTGTAAATCAAATGCAATTAGGTGAGGGGTCAGGAGAACAGACAGAATCCTTGATAGAACAAGTGAGGACGGGGGGGCTTATTAAATACGCGGTTATTATTGTATCATCCTTACCGCTTCTAATAGCTTATCCATTTTTGCAAAGATTCTTTGTTCAGGGTGTTTTAATTGGATCCATCAAGGAATAAGATTATTACTGAAATATGCATAGTTTAATTGAAATGAAATCCTGCAACTAACAGGAGGGACAACTATGAAGGGGTTTCTAAAAGGTTATTATCAATTTTCCGAATGGGCAATGCGGTTAGCGTACGTTAATATACTATGGGTTGTATTTACAATAGTTGGATTAGGCATTTTTGGACTAATGCCAGCTACCGCAGGGATGTTTGCGGTTGCAAGAAAGTGGGCCTCTGGAGATGTTGAAATAAAAATATTCCCAACCTTTTGGAATTCCTATCGTAAGGAGTTTGTAAAGTCGAACTTATTGGGATATATCCTAATAGGGATAGGTTATATTCTATATATCGAACTACAAATTTTGAGGACTCAAGAAAGTATGGTTTACTTTATCGCTAGTTTTGGTGTTCTAGCCTTATGTGTCATCCTATTAATAATATTACTGTATATTTTTCCAATATTTGTTCACTTCAACTTGAGCACTCTTCAAAATATCAGGTGGGCGTTTATTATTGGAATTATACATCCTATTCTTACAATCGTCCTAATTGCAGGTATTGGGTTAATTCATTATATAACTTATATGACAATACCCGCACTTTTGTTTCTCTTTGGGGGGAGCGTAACAGCATTTGTTTTAACGTGGGGAGCATCTAAAACATTTTCTAAATTTGAACATGTAAATGTATGAAAATTTAGTGGTTAGAGATTTGATAAATAAGGAGGAAGTGTTAACAAATGAAACTGGGTCTAGATATTTTTTTAGAAAAGGAATTCAGTCAATTCAAAGGTAAGAGAATTGGGCTTGTTACAAATATGACTGGTGTAAATAAAAACCTGGTTCCATCCATTGATTTATTCTATGAACATTCTGATATTGACTTGGCTGCGCTATATTCACCTGAACATGGAATCCGTGGAGATGCAAAGGAAGGGGAAAAAGTAAAGTCTTCCATCGATCCATATACAAATCTACCGGTATACAGTCTGTATGGAGAAACTAGAAAACCGAATAAAGAAATGTTGGACCTTGTTGATGTGATAGTCTTTGATCTTCAGGACATCGGCTCAAGATATTATACGTATATATATACAATGGCATATGTAATGGAAGCTTGCGGAGAACATGGAAAACACTTTGTCGTACTTGACCGACCAAACCCGATTTCAGGTGAAAAAATGGAAGGGAATTTAGTGGAAGAGGATGTTAGATCATTTGTTGGCTTATTACCTATACCAAACAGACATGGAATGACAGTTGCAGAACTTGCTTTACTCTATAAAAATGAGTTTGGTTATGAATGCGAGTTAACTGTTGTACCAATGCAGGGGTGGAAGCGGCAGATGTATTTTGATGATACTAATTTATTCTGGGTACCTCCTTCTCCAAACGCAACAAACATTGATATGAACATATTATATCCTGGTACATGTTTAATAGAAGGTACTAATTTATCAGAAGGTAGAGGGACAACGAAACCATTTGAATGGATAGGAGCACCATTTATTGAAGGACAAAGATTGGCAAAAGTATTTAATGAAAAGAAGATAGCGGGTGTACTAGCAAGACCAACATCATTTATTCCTACATATCAAAAATATAAAGATGAAATTTGTGGAGGAATACAATTGCACGTTGTCAATCGTAATGAATTAAATTCATTGAAAGCTGGAATACTATTGGTAGAAACAATAGCTGAAATGTATCCAAATGATTTTCAGTTCAGAGAAAATAAAAACAATAGAGACTTCTTTGATCTTTTAGCGGGGACAAAACAGTTAAAGGAAAATGTACTAAATGGTACTTCGATAGAATTCATTGAAGGTTTTGATAAGCAACTAGAATACTTCCAGAAACTAAAAGAACCATACAACTTATACAACTAGGATGATGATAATGGATAATTTTTCGGCATTGACAACAGAAATGAGAAACGAAAAATCGACGAACATTGATAAAATGTCAACAAAGAATATATTAACTCTTATTAACAATGAAGATATGAGTGTAGCAAAAAGAATACAAGATGTTTTACCAGAGATAGAAAAGGCTGTGGAGGTTGTTTGTGAATCATTTAAATCTGGTGGAAGACTTTTTTATGTAGGTGCAGGCACAAGTGGACGGCTTGGAATTCTTGATGCAGTGGAATGTCCGCCAACATTTAGTACATCTCCAGACTTAGTACAAGCAGTAATGGCCGGTGGTATGAAAGCAATTGAGAAAGCAGTAGAAGGTGCAGAGGATAGTGAAGAAATTGGAGCTAGCGATCTAGCAGAAAGAAACTTAACGAAAAAAGATGTAGTTATCGGTATAGCTGCAAGTGGAAGGACTCCCTATGTTATAGGGGCACTGGATTACGCAAATCGAATTGGAGCAAGAACAGTGAGTTTATCTAGTAATGAGAATTCAGTAATTGGTCAATATGCAAATATAAGAATTGATGTGCTGACTGGACCAGAGGTGATCACTGGGTCAACGAGAATGAAGGCGGCTACAGCACATAAATTGATTTTAAATATGATTACTTCTACATCAATGATTAAAATGGGTAAAATATATGAAAATTTAATGGTTGATGTGTCTGTTAGTAATAAAAAGCTAAAGGAACGGGCTAAAAGTATTCTATCTACAATAACTAAGATTCCGTATGTTGAGACTGAAGGCATTTTAGAGCTAGCAAATTATGAAGTTAAAACTGCAATTGTTATGATTAAAGCAGACGTCCCCTATCAAGAGGCTAAAGACAATATTTCTAAAGCAGATGGTTTTGTTCGAAAAGCTATTGAGTTGGCTAGTGAGAAAGAATAATAAATGTAAAAGGGAGATACCGTTATGAATTTAAAAGAAAAAGTACTTGATGATTTTGAGCATAATAATATGAATAAATATGAAATGAATCATTGCTTTGTTAAATCATATGTTATCTCCCTTAGCAATGATCAAGCAATGTATGGAAAGAGTAGTTTAAAAATAGAGTACAATTTCAGTGGTTGGTTATCAGGAAACGGTGCAATGTTTATCAAATTTAAAGACAATTTGAGTACGGATGTGATGCCGCGTAAGCTTGGTATTTGGGTATATAGTGATGGGAAAACGCCGTGGTTACGAGCATCTATCCTAGATGGCTTTGATGGGAGAAAAACAGTTAATCTCACAGCTGGAAATATAAATTGGCAAGGGTGGAAATACCTGGACGCACCATTAGATAAGAATTGGAAACTTCCACTAAGGCTTGAGCATATTTATGCTGTGGAAATTGATAAGGCGTATCAGGGCGACTCAAGCTATAATGGGATATTTTATATCGATCATTTACGATTTGTATATATAGATGATGAAGATTTATCGGGTCCAACATTTAGCAACATATACCCAAAAAAGGATCTGGTATATAAGGATTCATTTACATTTCATGCCACAGCTACAGATGATATGTCCGGTGTTGATCCAAATTCGGTTATCGTAAAAGTAAATAACAACAAAGTAAAACATTTTTTTTGTGAAAAATTAAATAAAATCAGTTATTCGTTTAATAATGTTGAGGAGGGTACATATCATATAGTCGTAAAAGCTAAGGACTTCGCGGGCAATAAGTCTGTTCCGTATATAGAAAAGGTAATTACTGTTGACCTTAGTCCAGACTATGGAAAGCCTATATTATCAAATATTACACCAACAAAAACAGCGTTAGTATATACTAATACACCGCGTATTACATTTAATCTCATTGATGAAAAAAGTGGGGTAAATTCAAAGGACATTCTTGTAACAATAGACAACGAAAAACAGGTTGTTACATATCATGAAGAAACAGGTTGGGGGTATGCAGTATCAAAAAAAGAGCTGACTGATGGTGTGCATTACTTCACTATAATGGCAATGAATCGCTCAGGTAATAAGGTAGGCCCAATCAAAAAAAAATTCACAGTTAATGGATTAAATCAGCCTAAAGATAAAAATAATTTCAAGATTTCGGTCATTCCAGATACACATTCCTATGAATATGGACAGGCTGGACTATGTAGCGCAGTTAATGAGGGTACGGATTTTATTATACAAATGGGAGATATGGTTGATCAGTCCATGGAAGATGAATACATTCGTGTGCAGGAAAATTTACTGCTACTAGGCGATAAACCCATCCTGACGGTACCAGGAAATCATGAATCATTCCAGGGCAACCTTGATTCATATATGGGTCTATTTGGATCACCAACATATCACGTTACATATGGTAGTGTATTGTTTATTTTCTTAAATACGGCATACGATCAAAGTATTTGTATTTCTGATTCCACACAAATGGATTACTTAGAACAATTACTAGCAGAGAATAAACAAGAGAATATAGTCATAATTACTCATGTACCAACAAAAGATAGATTTGGTACTTCGCATGAAATGCAAAAGGAAGATGCAATGAAGTTAGAAAGAATCTTAGGTAATTACAAAAAGGAAAATAAATCTACTCAAATTACAGTATTATTTGGACATTTACATGTCATCGATCAATGGCATGTAGAAGATGTAAATTATATTATTACAGGGAATGGTGCATCAAAAGGATATGTAGCCAATAATCGGGGAAATATAGTAGGCCATGGTGTACTACATATGACATCAAGTGGCATTAAATATGATTTCATACCGTATGTTGAAAAAGTATTTTTGATAAAAAATGATCTTCGAATAAAAGAGTTAAGTTTGATAAAAGGAACTTCACATCGTTTTAATATACAGGTTGAAATAAAGAAATTATTTTCAAACTATATAGTTGATATAACAGATTTCGATTTAGTCAGAAAAAAGTGGTCCTCCAAAAACGAAAGTGTTGTTAAAGTGAATAAACAAGGTATTGTTCAAGCAATTGACAAGGGTAATACTACGGTAATAGTTGAGGTATCGGGGAAGCGAGCGGAGATGAAAATTATTGTAAAAGAAAGTAATGATGCTGATCACATAAAAATTGTATGAATTTGAACCGTATAAAAGGAAGTTAGTTTTGAAAAAAGAAAGGGTTGATATCATGTCATCTGTTACTGGTGGACTAGTTATGCTTACTGAAATGCTTCCGACATTGCCGCCATCTGAAAGGAAAATTGCGACATATATCATAAAAAATCCACAGGAGGCAATCTCATTAACGGCAATTGAGCTAGGTGAAAAAAGTTCAACGAGCGGTGCTGCAGTTATTAGGTTATGTAAATCATTGGATTTAAAAGGATTGCAGGATCTAAAACTAAGAGTTGCTGGTGATATTCAGAAGACAACTGAGCATGGATTTCGTGATATTGAGCCAAATGAACCGTTATTATCAATTATTGATAAGATGACAAATAATAGCGTGAAAACGATTCGAGAAACAGCTGAAATGTTATATACAGAAGAGCTTGAAAAGGCCATTCAATTATTAAGGATTGCTAAAACAGTCCATTTTATCGGTGTAGGTGCTTCAAATATAATTGCCCAGGATGCTCAGCAAAAATTTCTAAGAATTGATAAGACTTCTTTTGCATTTCCAGATATGCACATTGCTACAACACTTGTTGCTAACGCTAATAAAGATGACGTCGTTGTCGCTATATCCTTCTCGGGGGAAACACTAGAAGTTGCCAGAGTACTAGAATTGGCGAAGAAAAAAGGTGTCCATACAATTAGTTTAACTAAATATGGAAGCTCAATTGTTTCTAAACATGCGGATATAAAATTGTATACATCGGCAACAAGAGAGTCCACTTTTAGAAGTGGTGCAACTTCATCAAGAATTGGTCAACTTCAAGTGATTGACATACTCTTTATGGGTGTAGCCTCTTTGCAATATGATGAAACAGTTAAACATCTTGAGGCGACTAGGGATGCTGTTAATTTTTTAACACATGGGACCCATAATACTAAATAAATTGTACTTGTTCCATTGGGAGCTAACTTGATTTAGGGGTGGCTTGTTTATTGTAAGAGGAGGCTATTGAGATATGTATGTACTAGGAATTGACGGGGGCGGCACAAAAACAACAGGGGTAATTGCTAATATTAAAGGGGAAAAAGTTGCAGAAGCAACTGTTGGTGGCTCCAATTTAAACAGTTTGGGTAGGGACATAGTCGAAGGTGAATTAACAAAGCTTATAAATACATTAAGGGCGGAAAACAATGAATCTTTTTTACGAGTAACGAGAGTTTTTGCAGGAATGGCAGGAGGAGGCAATAAATCTAACAAAGCGGATGTACAAAACATACTCACTTCTTTGCTTGCTCCCAGTGTGGACGTTACTGTCAATCATGATGCAATAACGGCATTATATTCGGGGACAATGGGAAGACCAGGGATAGTCCAAATTGCTGGAACAGGTGCAATTACATATGGGATAAATCAAAAAGGTGATCAAGGACGGGTAGGGGGCTGGGGGCATTTATTTAGTGACCATGGTAGTGGATATGCCATTGGTAGAGATGGTTTAAGTGCAGCTTTTATGTTCCATGATAGATTAGCTGAATATACATATTTACACGATTTGATTTTACAATACTTCGAAGCGAAGGAACTTCCATGTGTGGTTGGAGCAATCTATCAAGGGGGAAATCCTAAAGGAGTGATCGCTTCTTTGAGCAAGTTAGTAGTCGAAGCAGCTGATTATGGCGATCAAATTGCTAAAGATATCATTAATGAAAACGGTATTCAATTAGGTAAGGCTATATCTACTTTGATAAAAAAGTTGTTCCCTGTGGAGCTGGCTACTGAAGCAATACCAGTTGTGCTGGCTGGTGGATTATTTAACAGATATGAGTTGTTTAAAGTATCTATTGAAAGAACAGTCAAAGATAACGATAGTCATATAGAAGTTATTATACCCCAAATATTACCGGTCGGTGGAGCTGTAATCGCTGCCTTACTAGAAGAAAAGATAGAGATTAATAAAATGTTTACAGATGCTTTCTGTAGACATGAAAAATAGAAGAGGTGGAATTTTGACGAAGTATATATCGTGGACTAAAGAAAGAATAGAGGGCTTAGTTAATCTTTGGAACCAGGAATTAAATGAAAGCTTTCCCATGAGCAGAAAACTGTTTGAGCAAAACAGTTTTCAAGATAAGAATATTTGTTATAGAGCATCACGTATAGCTGTAGATAGTGATGACAAAGTAATTGGTTTTATCGTTGCGAAAAAGTGGCAAGAGCAACTAAGTGTTGAAATGAGGAAAGAAACGGGTTGGATACAAGTACTTCTAGTTAATCATACGTATCGTAATCAAGGGATTGGTGATGAATTATTAAGACATGCCGAATCAACGTTGAAATCTGCTGGAATGAGGGAAGTACTACTTGGTAAAGATCCTTGGCATTACTTCCCGGGAATACCTCAGCAATTTAATGATGTAGCAAGATGGTTTGAAGGGAAAGGATATGAAGCTTACGGAGAGGAGTATGACCTAATTAATCATTATGACGGTCATAATAAGAATTCATTACCGACAGTTGACAATGCAATGTTTTCTATTCTTGATCCAAAGGATAAGGAAGATTTTTTAGATTTTCTTCATCGTTGCTTTCCTGGTAGATGGGAATATGAGGCGTTGCATTATTTTCAAAAAGGTGGCACAGGTAGAGAGTTTGTTGTCCTTAAAAAGAATGACAAAATTATTGGATTTTCTAGAATAAATGATGCTAAATCACCGTTTATTGCTCAAAATGTGTATTGGGCACCCCTTTTTGATAAAGAGTTAGGTGGCATTGGACCTCTAGGTATTGATGCGAATGAACGTAAACAAGGGTATGGGGTTGCAGTAGTTGAAGCCGCAATCACATTTTTAAGGGGTCGTGACATAAATAATATTGTCATTGATTGGACTGGGTTAGTAGATTTCTATAAAAAAATGGGATACGACGTTTGGAAAGGATATTATTCTTACAAAAAAAATCTATAGATTGAATGTTATCAGAAGAAATATGACATTCAAGCTATTAGGAATGAAAATATTATCCTGGATGCCACGTGTACACAATTACGTTTTAATTAAAAATCGTCAAAAGAGGGTTTAATGGGTTAGTCAAAAAATATACAAAAAGCACTGTATCAATTAGTCGCACGAAAGAAGAATTTGAATTTAATAAAAATGCAAAAATATATGTTTATAAAGCTGACCATATGGTGACTTAAACAGCATGTATAACCAAGAAAAGGGTTAGGGGAAAACCAAAGAGTAAAGTCTATTCTGTGCTAATTTAATCGATAGGAGTGACGGACCAAGTACCCATTCAAAATAGTAAAAAAGAAGGCGACATTTAGAGCGACATGTCGTCTTTTTAAATTTAAATTCACTTAAAGAATGTATTGATTCAAATGGGAACCAGGAGTAAAAGACATTTCCTGAAATTACTCAATAGCTGAAAGTTGCATTCCGGTATGAAGAGAACTTAGAGATTTTTAAGTGTTTTGTTCTTTTTAGTTTCAAACCAATTTTTAAGGGGAAAATACCACTGACTGTAAAAACAGCAGGAGATGATCCCATGAATACGAAATATGAAGAATGCTTAAAAGCATGTTTGGAATGCCTTGAGGCATGCAATACCTGTTTCGATGCGTGTCTGAAAGAAGAGAATGTTAAGATGATGGCCGAGTGCATTCGCTTGGATCGTGAATGTGCAGATATATGTAGCTTTGCAGCACAAGCGATGACACGCAATAGTCCCTTTACTAAACAGGTTTTAGCCCTTTGTGCAGAAGTTTGCGAACGTTGTGCAGAAGAGTGTGCTCAACACGACCACGATCATTGCAAGCGCTGCGCTGAATCTTGCCGAAAATGTGCGGAGGCATGCCGGCAAATGGCAGTGTAAGAAATATGCAGAAAACACCATCATTTAAGGAGCTATTTCTAGAAATGAAAAAGTATTTCTAGGGATAGTTTCTTTGTCGAATAAACTAATTAGGAAAACGAAATTTAAGAAATCAGAGGTGTGTAAGTCAGATGAAGAAACAATTACTTTTTTTAAGCGTTGCTATGATTGCAGTTTTAAGCGGGTGTGGAAATAGTATTGGCAACGAGAAAAGAATAGACAGTACTAATGAATCTAAACAA of the Sporosarcina sp. FSL K6-1508 genome contains:
- a CDS encoding ABC transporter permease, which translates into the protein MNLNQAKSPKKLPVNSGFNKVRKNFLKNWQLYAFLLPALSYFIIFHYIPMYGVQIAFKNFIANKGIWGSPWIGFDHFTRFFDSYYFWRLIKNTLILSLYQLLLFPLPIILALSLNELKNGAFKKWAQTLTYAPHFISVVVVVGMIVIFLDPINGLVNQLIVLFGGEQIRFLDSPKWFRHIFVWSGVWQSLGWGSIIYLAALAGVNPELHEAAEIDGASRMQRILHINIPSILPTIVVLFILNIGSFMSVGFEKVLLMQNSLNLETSDVIQTYVYQAGLLEGQYGFAAAIGLFDSLINIALLITFNYVARKTSNNSLW
- a CDS encoding carbohydrate ABC transporter permease produces the protein MKRVGMPDKSFDLLNKIFLTAIVIIVVYPLIFVISASISDPAAVSSGKMWLLPIDITFDGYKLILQDASIWLGYRNTIFYTTVGTLIHLFVLLPCAYALSRKELMGRKYILWIILFTMMFSGGLIPTYLVIKTLGMLDTMWALVIPGVVGAWSILVARTFFQQSIPDQLVEASKIDGASDFYIFLRIVLPLSLPIVAVMSLFHAVGLWNQYFNALIYLSDRDKYPLQLILREILVVNQMQLGEGSGEQTESLIEQVRTGGLIKYAVIIVSSLPLLIAYPFLQRFFVQGVLIGSIKE
- a CDS encoding YesL family protein encodes the protein MKGFLKGYYQFSEWAMRLAYVNILWVVFTIVGLGIFGLMPATAGMFAVARKWASGDVEIKIFPTFWNSYRKEFVKSNLLGYILIGIGYILYIELQILRTQESMVYFIASFGVLALCVILLIILLYIFPIFVHFNLSTLQNIRWAFIIGIIHPILTIVLIAGIGLIHYITYMTIPALLFLFGGSVTAFVLTWGASKTFSKFEHVNV
- a CDS encoding exo-beta-N-acetylmuramidase NamZ family protein, which encodes MKLGLDIFLEKEFSQFKGKRIGLVTNMTGVNKNLVPSIDLFYEHSDIDLAALYSPEHGIRGDAKEGEKVKSSIDPYTNLPVYSLYGETRKPNKEMLDLVDVIVFDLQDIGSRYYTYIYTMAYVMEACGEHGKHFVVLDRPNPISGEKMEGNLVEEDVRSFVGLLPIPNRHGMTVAELALLYKNEFGYECELTVVPMQGWKRQMYFDDTNLFWVPPSPNATNIDMNILYPGTCLIEGTNLSEGRGTTKPFEWIGAPFIEGQRLAKVFNEKKIAGVLARPTSFIPTYQKYKDEICGGIQLHVVNRNELNSLKAGILLVETIAEMYPNDFQFRENKNNRDFFDLLAGTKQLKENVLNGTSIEFIEGFDKQLEYFQKLKEPYNLYN
- the murQ gene encoding N-acetylmuramic acid 6-phosphate etherase, encoding MDNFSALTTEMRNEKSTNIDKMSTKNILTLINNEDMSVAKRIQDVLPEIEKAVEVVCESFKSGGRLFYVGAGTSGRLGILDAVECPPTFSTSPDLVQAVMAGGMKAIEKAVEGAEDSEEIGASDLAERNLTKKDVVIGIAASGRTPYVIGALDYANRIGARTVSLSSNENSVIGQYANIRIDVLTGPEVITGSTRMKAATAHKLILNMITSTSMIKMGKIYENLMVDVSVSNKKLKERAKSILSTITKIPYVETEGILELANYEVKTAIVMIKADVPYQEAKDNISKADGFVRKAIELASEKE
- a CDS encoding metallophosphoesterase family protein, producing MNLKEKVLDDFEHNNMNKYEMNHCFVKSYVISLSNDQAMYGKSSLKIEYNFSGWLSGNGAMFIKFKDNLSTDVMPRKLGIWVYSDGKTPWLRASILDGFDGRKTVNLTAGNINWQGWKYLDAPLDKNWKLPLRLEHIYAVEIDKAYQGDSSYNGIFYIDHLRFVYIDDEDLSGPTFSNIYPKKDLVYKDSFTFHATATDDMSGVDPNSVIVKVNNNKVKHFFCEKLNKISYSFNNVEEGTYHIVVKAKDFAGNKSVPYIEKVITVDLSPDYGKPILSNITPTKTALVYTNTPRITFNLIDEKSGVNSKDILVTIDNEKQVVTYHEETGWGYAVSKKELTDGVHYFTIMAMNRSGNKVGPIKKKFTVNGLNQPKDKNNFKISVIPDTHSYEYGQAGLCSAVNEGTDFIIQMGDMVDQSMEDEYIRVQENLLLLGDKPILTVPGNHESFQGNLDSYMGLFGSPTYHVTYGSVLFIFLNTAYDQSICISDSTQMDYLEQLLAENKQENIVIITHVPTKDRFGTSHEMQKEDAMKLERILGNYKKENKSTQITVLFGHLHVIDQWHVEDVNYIITGNGASKGYVANNRGNIVGHGVLHMTSSGIKYDFIPYVEKVFLIKNDLRIKELSLIKGTSHRFNIQVEIKKLFSNYIVDITDFDLVRKKWSSKNESVVKVNKQGIVQAIDKGNTTVIVEVSGKRAEMKIIVKESNDADHIKIV
- a CDS encoding MurR/RpiR family transcriptional regulator produces the protein MSSVTGGLVMLTEMLPTLPPSERKIATYIIKNPQEAISLTAIELGEKSSTSGAAVIRLCKSLDLKGLQDLKLRVAGDIQKTTEHGFRDIEPNEPLLSIIDKMTNNSVKTIRETAEMLYTEELEKAIQLLRIAKTVHFIGVGASNIIAQDAQQKFLRIDKTSFAFPDMHIATTLVANANKDDVVVAISFSGETLEVARVLELAKKKGVHTISLTKYGSSIVSKHADIKLYTSATRESTFRSGATSSRIGQLQVIDILFMGVASLQYDETVKHLEATRDAVNFLTHGTHNTK
- a CDS encoding N-acetylglucosamine kinase; the protein is MYVLGIDGGGTKTTGVIANIKGEKVAEATVGGSNLNSLGRDIVEGELTKLINTLRAENNESFLRVTRVFAGMAGGGNKSNKADVQNILTSLLAPSVDVTVNHDAITALYSGTMGRPGIVQIAGTGAITYGINQKGDQGRVGGWGHLFSDHGSGYAIGRDGLSAAFMFHDRLAEYTYLHDLILQYFEAKELPCVVGAIYQGGNPKGVIASLSKLVVEAADYGDQIAKDIINENGIQLGKAISTLIKKLFPVELATEAIPVVLAGGLFNRYELFKVSIERTVKDNDSHIEVIIPQILPVGGAVIAALLEEKIEINKMFTDAFCRHEK
- a CDS encoding GNAT family N-acetyltransferase; protein product: MTKYISWTKERIEGLVNLWNQELNESFPMSRKLFEQNSFQDKNICYRASRIAVDSDDKVIGFIVAKKWQEQLSVEMRKETGWIQVLLVNHTYRNQGIGDELLRHAESTLKSAGMREVLLGKDPWHYFPGIPQQFNDVARWFEGKGYEAYGEEYDLINHYDGHNKNSLPTVDNAMFSILDPKDKEDFLDFLHRCFPGRWEYEALHYFQKGGTGREFVVLKKNDKIIGFSRINDAKSPFIAQNVYWAPLFDKELGGIGPLGIDANERKQGYGVAVVEAAITFLRGRDINNIVIDWTGLVDFYKKMGYDVWKGYYSYKKNL
- a CDS encoding four-helix bundle copper-binding protein: MNTKYEECLKACLECLEACNTCFDACLKEENVKMMAECIRLDRECADICSFAAQAMTRNSPFTKQVLALCAEVCERCAEECAQHDHDHCKRCAESCRKCAEACRQMAV